A region from the Catellatospora sp. TT07R-123 genome encodes:
- a CDS encoding DEAD/DEAH box helicase → MAPPRPVPESFPALRAWQRKALVEYLRRRSPDYLAVATPGAGKTTFALRIAAELLADGTVDAVTVVAPTEHLKLQWAQAGARVGIQLDCAFRNADVYSGADFHGVVVTYAQVGMAPHVHLRRTLTRKTLVILDEIHHAGDSRSWGDGVKSAFEPAVRRLMLTGTPFRSDENPIPFVTYESVGEVQRSRADSVYGYSDALADGVVRPVIFLAYSGETRWRTSAGDELAVRLGEPLTQDLVAQAWRTALDPGGDWMPQVLRAADARLQVLREGGIGDAGGLVIASDQQTARAYAKLLEAVSGEKAVVVLSDDVGASAKIGEFARSQQRWMVAVRMVSEGVDIPRLAVGVYATSASTPLYFAQAIGRFVRARRPGETASVFLPSVPQLLGLASEMELARDHVLGGPKVKEDGLDDELLARANESEQASGELTKKFEALSATAELDQVIFDGATFGLPAQAGTPEEEDFLGLPGLLSADQVSALLTKRQAEQAATIRRNRAQAPAQAEREPVRDMSAAERRIHLRRQLNALVAAHHHRTGLPHGKIHSELRTKCGGPPSAQATIEQLEERIATIQSF, encoded by the coding sequence GTGGCGCCGCCCCGCCCTGTACCCGAGTCGTTCCCGGCGCTGCGCGCCTGGCAGCGCAAGGCACTGGTCGAGTACCTGCGCCGGCGTTCGCCCGATTACCTCGCGGTGGCCACGCCCGGCGCCGGCAAGACCACGTTCGCGCTGCGCATCGCGGCCGAGCTGCTGGCCGACGGGACCGTCGACGCGGTGACGGTCGTCGCACCGACCGAGCACCTGAAGCTCCAGTGGGCGCAGGCGGGAGCCCGGGTGGGCATCCAGCTCGACTGCGCCTTCCGCAACGCCGACGTGTACAGCGGCGCCGACTTCCACGGCGTCGTGGTGACGTACGCCCAGGTGGGCATGGCTCCGCACGTGCACCTGCGGCGGACCCTGACCCGCAAGACGCTGGTCATCCTGGATGAGATCCATCACGCCGGCGACTCGCGCAGCTGGGGCGACGGCGTGAAGTCGGCGTTCGAGCCCGCGGTGCGGCGCCTGATGCTGACCGGGACGCCGTTCCGCTCCGACGAGAACCCGATCCCGTTCGTGACGTACGAGAGCGTGGGGGAGGTGCAGCGCTCCCGCGCCGACTCCGTGTACGGCTACTCCGACGCGCTGGCCGACGGCGTCGTGCGCCCGGTCATCTTCCTGGCGTACTCGGGGGAGACCCGGTGGCGCACCAGCGCGGGCGACGAGCTCGCGGTGCGGCTGGGCGAGCCGCTGACGCAGGACCTCGTCGCGCAGGCCTGGCGCACCGCGCTGGACCCGGGCGGCGACTGGATGCCGCAGGTGCTGCGGGCGGCCGATGCGCGGCTCCAGGTGCTGCGCGAGGGCGGCATCGGCGACGCGGGCGGTCTGGTCATCGCCTCCGATCAGCAGACGGCACGGGCGTACGCGAAGCTGCTGGAGGCTGTCAGCGGCGAGAAGGCCGTGGTGGTCCTCTCCGACGACGTGGGCGCCTCGGCGAAGATCGGCGAGTTCGCCCGGTCGCAGCAGCGCTGGATGGTCGCGGTCCGGATGGTGTCCGAGGGCGTCGACATCCCGCGCCTGGCCGTCGGGGTCTACGCCACCAGCGCCTCCACCCCGCTCTACTTCGCGCAGGCCATCGGCCGGTTCGTGCGGGCGCGGCGTCCCGGGGAGACCGCGAGCGTCTTCCTGCCCAGCGTGCCGCAGCTGCTGGGCCTGGCCAGCGAGATGGAGCTGGCGCGCGACCACGTGCTCGGCGGCCCCAAGGTCAAGGAGGACGGCCTCGACGACGAGCTGCTGGCCCGGGCGAACGAGTCCGAGCAGGCCAGCGGCGAGCTGACCAAGAAGTTCGAGGCGCTGTCCGCGACCGCCGAGCTGGACCAGGTGATCTTCGACGGGGCGACGTTCGGGCTGCCCGCCCAGGCGGGCACCCCCGAGGAGGAGGACTTCCTGGGCCTGCCGGGCCTGCTCAGCGCCGACCAGGTGTCCGCGCTGCTGACCAAGCGCCAGGCGGAACAGGCGGCGACGATCCGCCGCAACCGCGCCCAGGCGCCCGCTCAGGCCGAGCGTGAGCCGGTCCGGGACATGTCCGCCGCCGAGCGCCGCATCCACCTGCGCCGCCAGCTCAACGCCCTGGTCGCGGCGCACCATCACCGCACCGGCCTGCCGCACGGAAAGATCCACTCAGAGCTGCGCACCAAGTGCGGCGGCCCGCCCAGCGCCCAGGCCACCATCGAACAGCTCGAAGAGCGCATCGCCACGATCCAGAGCTTCTAG
- a CDS encoding trimeric intracellular cation channel family protein: MESTSVALLVGDLTGVAVFAASGGSAAVGKRLDIFGVVFVGFVAALGGGILRDLVINQVPPLAFANWLYPATAITASLAVFWLHPHLDRLRRTVYGLDAAGLGLFTVTSTLKALDAGVPAFGACLLGMLTGIGGGLIRDLLLGEIPVVLRREIYAVASLLGAIVVAGLARSGWGNAATYTAAALLVFVVRITALYRHWSAPRPRLNAGATPGGRTGAP, from the coding sequence GTGGAGAGTACGTCGGTGGCGCTGCTGGTCGGCGATCTGACCGGGGTGGCCGTCTTCGCCGCGTCGGGCGGCTCGGCCGCGGTCGGCAAGCGGCTGGACATCTTCGGCGTGGTCTTCGTCGGCTTCGTGGCCGCTCTCGGCGGCGGGATCCTGCGAGACCTGGTCATCAACCAGGTGCCGCCGCTGGCGTTCGCGAACTGGCTCTACCCGGCCACCGCGATCACCGCCTCGCTGGCCGTGTTCTGGCTGCACCCGCACCTGGACCGGCTGCGCCGCACCGTGTACGGCCTCGACGCGGCCGGGCTGGGCCTGTTCACCGTCACCAGCACCCTCAAGGCCCTCGACGCCGGGGTGCCCGCGTTCGGGGCGTGCCTGCTGGGCATGCTCACCGGCATCGGCGGCGGCCTGATCCGCGACCTGCTGCTGGGCGAGATCCCGGTGGTGCTGCGCCGCGAGATCTACGCCGTGGCGTCGCTGCTGGGCGCGATCGTGGTGGCGGGCCTGGCCCGCAGCGGCTGGGGCAACGCGGCCACGTACACCGCCGCCGCGCTGCTGGTGTTCGTGGTGCGGATCACGGCGCTGTACCGGCACTGGTCGGCGCCGCGCCCGAGGCTGAACGCGGGAGCGACACCCGGCGGCCGCACCGGCGCGCCGTGA
- a CDS encoding ribokinase: protein MTADVVVVGSANMDLVVSTATLPRPGETVLGTDFLSVPGGKGANQAVAAARAGARCHFIGAVGRDAFGDELRGSLAAAGVDLDGLRRVDGPSGVALIAVDAAAENIIVVAPGANAQLTALDEADLALVAGGDAVVCQLEIPPEAVAQALRAGRGGGILTILNAAPVRPLPDGLLDAVDVLVVNRGEAAALAGADGSPGELLERLLAAVPRVVLTLGAAGAAYADRTGVRLQVPAPRVEAVDSTAAGDAFTGALAVALAEGRPVLDALRWACAAGACCARRRGASPSLPTVAEITTLYTATYVTG from the coding sequence GTGACCGCCGACGTGGTCGTCGTGGGCAGCGCGAACATGGACCTCGTGGTCAGTACGGCCACGCTCCCGCGCCCCGGCGAGACGGTGCTGGGCACCGACTTCCTCAGCGTTCCCGGCGGCAAGGGCGCCAACCAGGCCGTCGCCGCCGCCCGCGCCGGTGCGCGGTGCCACTTCATCGGCGCCGTCGGGCGCGACGCCTTCGGTGACGAACTGCGCGGCAGCCTCGCCGCCGCCGGGGTGGACCTGGACGGCCTGCGCCGCGTGGACGGCCCGTCAGGCGTGGCCCTGATCGCCGTCGACGCCGCCGCCGAGAACATCATCGTCGTCGCCCCCGGCGCGAACGCTCAGCTCACCGCGCTGGACGAGGCCGACCTGGCCCTGGTCGCGGGCGGCGACGCGGTCGTCTGCCAGCTGGAGATCCCGCCCGAGGCGGTGGCCCAGGCGCTGCGCGCGGGCCGTGGCGGCGGGATCCTCACCATCCTCAACGCGGCCCCCGTGCGCCCGCTCCCGGACGGCCTGCTCGACGCGGTGGACGTGCTGGTGGTCAACCGGGGCGAGGCCGCGGCGCTGGCCGGTGCCGACGGCAGCCCCGGCGAGCTGCTGGAGCGGCTGCTGGCGGCGGTCCCGCGGGTGGTGCTCACCCTGGGCGCGGCCGGTGCGGCCTACGCCGACCGCACGGGGGTACGGCTCCAGGTGCCCGCGCCGCGGGTCGAGGCCGTCGACTCCACCGCCGCCGGGGACGCCTTCACCGGAGCCCTGGCCGTCGCCCTGGCCGAGGGGCGCCCGGTGCTCGACGCGCTGCGCTGGGCCTGCGCCGCCGGTGCCTGCTGCGCCCGCCGGCGCGGCGCCTCCCCGTCCCTGCCCACCGTCGCCGAGATCACCACCCTCTACACGGCGACCTACGTCACGGGTTGA
- a CDS encoding DUF3039 domain-containing protein — protein MTTPVTTPSTTLDERVATDYRLDEGDHERLSHYAPKDKLLQAMVEGTPVRALCGKVWVPSRDPNRFPVCPECREIYETLSE, from the coding sequence GTGACCACACCAGTGACTACTCCCAGCACCACACTTGATGAGCGCGTCGCCACCGACTACCGGTTGGACGAGGGCGATCACGAGCGCCTGTCGCACTACGCGCCGAAGGACAAACTCCTCCAGGCGATGGTCGAGGGAACCCCGGTCCGGGCCCTGTGCGGCAAGGTCTGGGTGCCCAGCCGCGACCCCAACCGCTTCCCCGTCTGTCCCGAGTGCCGCGAGATATACGAGACCCTCTCCGAGTGA
- a CDS encoding pseudouridine-5'-phosphate glycosidase — translation MIVTELSINLGAEVKAALATGQPVVALESTIVSHGLPRPDNLRVAREIEQIVRDNGAVPATIGMVGGRIVVGIDDESLTRLAVGENVAKLSVRDLAIAAALGADGATTVASTSAIAAAAGIGVFATGGLGGVHREAAQTFDESADLTTLSETPIVVVCAGVKSILDVGATLERLETLGVGVAGYQTDRFPGFFIRDSGFGVDWRVDSPEQVALAMRAQRDQGVHRGAIVVANPLPLDEQLDPALHDRVLAEGLAIVERDSVTGKQVTPVLLSHFHSATHGESLAVNVRIILRNAALAAQIAVAAANR, via the coding sequence ATGATCGTGACTGAGCTGAGCATCAACCTCGGCGCGGAGGTGAAGGCGGCCCTGGCGACCGGGCAGCCCGTCGTCGCGCTGGAGAGCACCATCGTCTCGCACGGGCTGCCCCGGCCCGACAACCTGCGCGTGGCCCGCGAGATCGAGCAGATCGTCCGCGACAACGGCGCCGTGCCCGCCACCATCGGCATGGTGGGCGGCCGGATCGTCGTCGGCATCGACGACGAGTCGCTGACCCGCCTGGCCGTGGGCGAGAACGTGGCGAAGCTCTCCGTCCGGGATCTGGCCATCGCCGCGGCGCTGGGCGCCGACGGGGCCACCACCGTGGCCAGCACCAGCGCGATCGCGGCGGCCGCCGGGATCGGCGTCTTCGCCACCGGCGGGCTCGGCGGCGTACACCGGGAGGCGGCGCAGACGTTCGACGAGTCGGCCGACCTGACCACGCTGTCGGAGACGCCCATCGTGGTGGTCTGCGCCGGGGTCAAGTCGATCCTCGACGTGGGCGCGACCCTGGAGCGGCTGGAGACCCTCGGCGTCGGCGTGGCGGGCTACCAGACCGACCGCTTCCCCGGCTTCTTCATCCGGGACAGCGGGTTCGGCGTCGACTGGCGGGTCGACTCCCCGGAGCAGGTCGCGCTGGCCATGCGCGCCCAGCGGGACCAGGGCGTGCACCGCGGCGCGATCGTGGTGGCCAACCCGCTGCCGCTGGACGAGCAGCTCGACCCCGCCCTGCACGACCGGGTCCTGGCCGAGGGCCTGGCCATCGTCGAGCGCGACAGCGTCACCGGCAAGCAGGTGACGCCGGTGCTGCTGTCGCACTTCCACTCGGCCACGCACGGAGAGAGCCTGGCGGTCAACGTACGGATCATCCTGCGCAACGCGGCCCTGGCCGCCCAGATCGCGGTCGCGGCGGCGAACCGGTGA
- a CDS encoding carbohydrate kinase family protein — translation MILTVGDLVTDVLAVLRAPLAPGSDTPATVHVAGGGQAANTAAWLAAIGAPVTFVGAVGDDQAGRDRLAELHQAGVRTQVSVRPGASTGSIVVLTHGGERTFISDRGANLLLASTDVDAAIERGGQLLHLSGYTLLDQPSRPAGRRALAAARAAGLRTSVDAASAAPLHAVTTELIDDGPTGHPFLDWIRGVDLLLANADEATALAGPGLPADQAMALSYAIGGQVVVKLGPYGALWAGPAGVVHLPTEPAPMVDATGAGDAFAAGLLHAWMSGADPVQCLQAACHLGAQAIGLVGARPPLP, via the coding sequence GTGATCCTCACCGTCGGCGACCTGGTCACCGACGTCCTGGCGGTGCTGCGGGCGCCGCTGGCGCCCGGCTCCGACACCCCGGCCACCGTGCACGTGGCCGGGGGCGGCCAGGCCGCCAACACCGCCGCCTGGCTGGCCGCGATCGGCGCGCCGGTGACCTTCGTGGGCGCCGTCGGCGACGACCAGGCCGGGCGCGACCGGCTCGCCGAACTGCACCAGGCGGGCGTACGCACGCAGGTCAGCGTCCGCCCCGGGGCGTCCACCGGCAGCATCGTGGTGCTCACCCACGGCGGCGAGCGCACCTTCATCAGCGACCGGGGCGCGAACCTGCTGCTCGCCTCGACCGACGTCGACGCGGCGATCGAGCGGGGCGGCCAGCTGCTGCACCTGTCCGGGTACACGCTGCTGGACCAGCCGTCCCGCCCGGCCGGGCGCCGGGCGCTGGCCGCCGCCCGGGCGGCGGGGCTGCGTACCAGCGTGGACGCGGCCTCGGCGGCGCCGCTGCACGCGGTCACCACGGAGCTGATCGACGACGGGCCGACCGGGCACCCGTTCCTGGACTGGATCCGCGGGGTCGACCTGCTGCTGGCCAACGCCGACGAGGCGACCGCGCTGGCCGGGCCGGGCCTGCCCGCCGACCAGGCCATGGCGCTGTCGTACGCGATCGGCGGTCAGGTCGTCGTCAAGCTCGGGCCGTACGGGGCGCTGTGGGCGGGACCGGCGGGGGTCGTGCACCTGCCGACCGAACCGGCGCCGATGGTCGACGCGACCGGCGCGGGCGACGCGTTCGCGGCCGGGCTGCTGCACGCCTGGATGTCCGGCGCCGACCCCGTGCAGTGCCTCCAGGCCGCCTGCCACCTCGGCGCCCAGGCGATCGGCCTGGTCGGCGCCCGCCCACCGCTGCCCTGA
- a CDS encoding DUF3099 domain-containing protein: MKRQENQPVLITDAAPSQDEELKFRERRYIAMMLLRAACLILAGVLAIVHAPLLWLWLPLCGVGMVLLPWLAVLLANDRAPKEEHRFKRYRRQTLPPNALPSKPAGETFEGETLDGVTVDDQR, from the coding sequence GTGAAGCGGCAGGAGAACCAGCCGGTGCTGATCACGGATGCGGCGCCCAGCCAGGACGAGGAGCTCAAGTTCCGCGAGCGGCGCTACATCGCGATGATGCTGCTGCGCGCCGCCTGCCTGATCCTCGCGGGCGTGCTGGCCATCGTCCACGCACCGCTGCTGTGGCTGTGGCTGCCGCTGTGCGGCGTGGGCATGGTGCTGCTGCCCTGGTTGGCGGTGCTCCTGGCCAACGACCGGGCGCCCAAGGAGGAGCACCGGTTCAAGCGCTACCGCCGCCAGACGCTGCCCCCGAACGCCCTGCCCAGCAAGCCTGCGGGCGAGACGTTCGAGGGCGAGACGCTGGACGGCGTGACCGTCGACGACCAGCGGTAG
- a CDS encoding alanyl-tRNA editing protein — MGVTHHGRTERLDLADPTLREWTCTVVYSDPEQGIVLDRSAFYPGGGGQPPDHGVLLWQGVQTRIAGTRKGDDLWLIPEEGDPVPPAGTAVAGAVEDTRRSLLMRTHSGLHVLCGVVFRDFGALVTGGNMEPGEARMDFNLPEVPGDFKARLEELVNAEVGADRQVVTRVLGREEALALPDIIRTQSNLIPADEQEIRIVDIVGLDVQADGGTHVASTSQIGKLQVVKVESKGKANRRVRVRLG, encoded by the coding sequence ATGGGCGTCACACACCACGGGCGCACCGAGCGCCTCGACCTGGCCGATCCCACCCTGCGCGAGTGGACCTGCACCGTCGTGTACAGCGACCCCGAGCAGGGGATCGTGCTCGACCGCTCCGCGTTCTACCCGGGCGGCGGGGGCCAGCCGCCGGACCACGGCGTGCTGCTGTGGCAGGGCGTGCAGACCCGGATCGCGGGCACCCGCAAGGGCGACGACCTGTGGCTGATCCCCGAGGAAGGCGACCCGGTGCCGCCCGCGGGCACGGCCGTCGCCGGAGCGGTCGAGGACACCCGCCGCAGCCTGCTGATGCGCACCCACTCGGGCCTGCACGTGCTGTGCGGGGTGGTGTTCCGCGACTTCGGGGCGCTGGTCACCGGCGGGAACATGGAGCCGGGCGAGGCCCGGATGGACTTCAACCTGCCCGAGGTGCCGGGCGACTTCAAGGCCCGGCTGGAGGAGCTGGTCAACGCCGAGGTGGGCGCGGACCGGCAGGTGGTGACCCGGGTGCTGGGCCGCGAGGAGGCGCTGGCGCTGCCGGACATCATCCGCACCCAGTCGAACCTGATCCCGGCCGACGAGCAGGAGATCCGCATCGTCGACATCGTCGGGCTGGACGTGCAGGCCGACGGCGGCACCCACGTGGCCTCGACGTCGCAGATCGGCAAGCTCCAGGTGGTCAAGGTGGAGAGCAAGGGCAAGGCCAACCGGCGGGTACGCGTCCGGCTGGGCTAG